One Littorina saxatilis isolate snail1 linkage group LG10, US_GU_Lsax_2.0, whole genome shotgun sequence DNA window includes the following coding sequences:
- the LOC138978397 gene encoding uncharacterized protein has product MFPQLKRAHLKVSGKSRFICSEHFVQTDFINFEQNRLGFQPKRVLSRLAVPSVQSCLKRKRELSRFPTANDENKRTLHNKPCCTCRRHEKPPVTKIFACAQTVNPQQCERWSQTDDKVHPAPLVQMKKVDFCQQTDPEEPKGNRQPLAVHEHLFKVMEEEPVSESDEEEGMVTDRENEDWELSNQSEESCDTVITGRLC; this is encoded by the exons ATGTTTCCACAGCTAAAGCGTGCGCATTTAAAAGTGTCTGGCAAAAGCAGGTTCATTTGCAGTGAACATTTCGTGCAAACCGACTTCATCAACTTTGAGCAAAACAGGTTGGGGTTTCAACCGAAAAGAGTATTGTCGCGATTGGCAGTACCCTCCGTTCAAAGCTGCTTGAAG aGGAAAAGGGAACTGTCACGATTCCCAACGGCAAACGATGAGAACAAAAGGACACTCCATAACAAGCCCTGCTGTACTTGCCGCCGTCACGAAAAACCGCCAGTCACCAAAATATTTGCCTGTGCACAGACAGTCAACCCACAGCAATGTGAAAggt GGTCACAAACTGATGATAAGGTACACCCAGCACCTCTTGTTCAGATGAAAAAGGTTGACTTCTGCCAGCAGACGGATCCTGAAGAACCCAAAGGAAACCGACAACCGCTAGCAGTGCATGAACATCTTTTCAAAGTTATGGAGGAAGAGCCCGTCAGCGAGTCAGACGAGGAGGAGGGAATGGTGACAGACCGAGAAAACGAGGACTGGGAACTAAGTAACCAATCCGAGGAGAGCTGTGACACAGTTATCACTGGAAG